A genomic region of Sarcophilus harrisii chromosome 6, mSarHar1.11, whole genome shotgun sequence contains the following coding sequences:
- the MTA2 gene encoding metastasis-associated protein MTA2 translates to MESGAGLGSSALERQLQVPLDPHRCPLISDYVYFENSSSNPYLVRRIEELNKTANGNVEAKVVCLFRRRDISSSLNSLADSNAREFEEESKQPGVSEQQRHQLKHRELFLSRQFESLPATHIRGKCSVTLLNETDILSQYLEKEDCFFYSLVFDPVQKTLLADQGEIRVGCKYQAEIPERLAEGESDNRNQQKMEMKVWDPDNPLTDRQIDQFLVVARAVGTFARALDCSSSIRQPSLHMSAAAASRDITLFHAMDTLQRNGYDLAKAMSTLVPQGGPVLCRDEMEEWSASEAMLFEEALEKYGKDFNDIRQDFLPWKSLASIVQFYYMWKTTDRYIQQKRLKAAEADSKLKQVYIPTYTKPNPNQIISVGSKPGMNGAGFQKGLTCESCHTTQSAQWYAWGPPNMQCRLCASCWIYWKKYGGLKTPTQLEGAARGTTEPHSRGHLSRPEAQSLSPYTTSANRAKLLAKNRQTFLLQTTKLTRLARRMCRDLLQPRRAARRPYAPINANAIKAECSIRLPKAAKTPLKIHPLVRLPLATIVKDLAAQAPLKPKTPRGTKTPINRNQMTQNRSLGGIVVKRAYESVVPFSANGRPLTSGIRSSTQPAAKRQKLNPADAPNPVVFVATKDTRALRKALTHLEMRRAARRPNLPLKVKPPLPPVRAPIPPPLPPHPASTNEPIVLED, encoded by the exons ATGGAGAGTGGGGCTGGCCTGGGCTCCTCCGCGCTTGAGAGGCAGCTTCAGGTGCCCCTGGACCCCCACCGGTGCCCCCTCATTTCTG ATTACGTCTATTTTGAGAACTCTTCGAGCAATCCTTACCTGGTGAGAAGGATTGAGGAGCTCAATAAG aCTGCAAATGGGAATGTGGAGGCGAAGGTCGTCTGCCTTTTCCGAAGACGGGATATCTCTAGCAGCCTCAATAGCTTGGCTGACAGCAATGCCA ggGAATTTGAGGAGGAATCCAAGCAGCCCGGAGTCTCGGAGCAGCAGAGGCACCAGCTGAAGCACCGAGAGCTTTTCCTTTCTAGACAGTTTGAATCGTTGCCAGCCACCCACATACG TGGGAAATGCAGTGTGACGCTACTGAACGAAACGGACATCCTGAGCCAGTACCTGGAGAAGGAG GACTGCTTCTTCTATTCCTTGGTGTTTGACCCCGTGCAAAAAACGCTTCTGGCCGACCAGGGCGAGATCCGGGTGGGCTGCAAGTACCAAGCGGAGATCCCTGAGCGGCTGGCCGAAG GCGAGTCTGATAATCGAAATCAGCAGAAGATGGAAATGAAAGTCTGGGATCCGGACAACCCCTTGACCGACCGGCAGATTGACCAGTTCCTCGTCGTGGCCCG TGCCGTGGGCACCTTCGCCAGGGCCCTGGACTGCAGCAGCTCCATCCGGCAGCCAAGTCTGCACATGAGTGCAGCAGCTGCCTCCCGAGACATCACCCTG TTCCACGCCATGGACACTCTCCAGCGCAATGGCTACGACCTGGCCAAAGCTATGTCCACGCTGGTGCCCCAGGGCGGCCCCGTGCTGTGTCGGGACGAGATGGAGGAGTGGTCAGCCTCAGAGGCCATGCTCTTCGAGGAGGCGCTGGAGAAATACGGCAAGGATTTCAATGATATCCGTCAGGACTTT CTCCCCTGGAAGTCTCTCGCCAGTATCGTCCAGTTCTATTACATGTGGAAAACCACCGACCGCTACATCCAGCAG AAAAGGTTAAAAGCAGCCGAAGCTGACAGTAAACTGAAACAGGTCTACATCCCTACCTA CACTAAGCCGAACCCAAACCAGATCATCTCCGTGGGGTCCAAGCCTGGCATGAACGGTGCCGGATTCCAGAAGGGGCTGACCTGCGAGAGCTGCCACA CCACCCAGTCGGCCCAGTGGTATGCATGGGGCCCCCCCAACATGCAGTGCCGCCTCTGTGCCTCTTGCTGGATCTACTGGAAGAAGTATGGGGGGCTGAAGACGCCGACGCAGCTGGAGGGGGCGGCACGGGGTACTACC GAGCCGCACTCTCGGGGCCACTTGTCTCGCCCCGAGGCCCAGAGCCTTTCACCTTACACAACCAGCGCCAACCGGGCCAAGCTGCTGGCCAAGAACAGGCAGACGTTTCTGCTGCAGACGACCAAGCTGACCCGTCTCGCCCGGCGCATGTGCAGGGATCTGCTGCAGCCGAGGAGGGCTGCCCGCCGACCCTACGCCCCCATCAACGCCAACGCCATCAAGGCCGAAT GCTCCATCCGGCTCCCCAAGGCAGCCAAGACGCCTCTCAAGATTCACCCCCTGGTGCGACTGCCCCTGGCCACCATTGTCAAAGACCTCG CGGCCCAGGCTCCTCTGAAACCAAAAACGCCACGAGGCACAAAGACACCGATCAATAGGAACCAAATGACCCAGAACCGGAGCTTGGGGGGCATCGTGGTGAAACGTGCCTATGAGAGT GTGGTTCCATTTTCAGCCAATGGGAGGCCCCTCACCTCAGGGATTCGATCAAGCACACAGCCAGCAGCCAAGCGGCAGAAGCTGAACCCCGCAGATGCCCCCAACCCGGTGGTGTTTGTGGCCACAAAAGATACCAG GGCATTACGGAAGGCCTTGACTCACCTGGAAATGCGGCGGGCCGCACGCAGGCCCAACTTGCCCTTGAAGGTGAAGCCGCCACTGCCTCCGGTCCGGGCCCCGATTCCTCCCCCTTTACCCCCACACCCTGCCAGCACCAATGAGCCTATTGTCCTGGAGGATTAA
- the TUT1 gene encoding speckle targeted PIP5K1A-regulated poly(A) polymerase, with the protein MAATEPDVEALPRGGFRCCLCHVNTANRPSLDAHLVGKKHRRLEELRATRRAQGLRSVFVSGFPRGLDPAQLSEYFQAFGPVASIVMDKDKGVFAIVEMGDTGARDAVLSQPQHTLGGHRLRVRPRQQKEFQTPAPKPPRGAPPDDQQLMQGLAEAPDVEAQMVTLVGLRELSEAERQLRSLVVTLMQEVFTEFFPGCVVRPFGSSTNGFDVHGCDLDLFLDLGDLEGPQRDPKAPASPALDSALASPLDPQALASTPASPVDSPGPASPQDSETPASSLAPPTPDSALASEALASPQSLPPMSPVQEEAGERDLGKTWEPGGSLKGEEREGEAMLELVGSVLRGCVPGVHSVWTVPSARRPVVKFCHRPSGLHGDISLSNRLALSNSRFLNLCCALDRRVRPLVYTLRCWAQGRGLTGSGPLLNNYALTLLVIYFLQTRDPPVLPSLTRLTQMAGEEERVEVDGWDCTFPREASHLEPSANTESLPSLLAQFFSCVSSWELRGSLLSLREGLPLPVADGLPPGLWGGLRLGPLNLQDPFDLSHNVAANVTGRVAGRLQNCCRESANYCRSLQFQRRSPRGRDWGLLPLLQPRSASSLLSITPIPLPPAPFSQLCAAISQVLEETLGCQIEPNGKRQSPGDGDGDARLRGTLRKRPRLEREKGQTSEGRQGEAGTEEPALEAGGEEELALAAGGEKELALEAGGEEGQPGSSGEQLHRLGQPLVEREVKPLENPGTEEVVGAVQGEETGSEAAQTWLCTLCHRVWLGRRRVRRQLQQQAKGEMSWLQAEARVTQELIAQESRKQRPEPEPPRPLLTFAAATSPSGPFLTLTQLQDPQGLFPDLHHFLHGFLPRTVRAVLGCEKGD; encoded by the exons ATGGCGGCGACTGAGCCGGATGTGGAGGCTTTACCGCGCGGGGGCTTCAGATGCTGCCTCTGCCACGTGAACACGGCTAATC GGCCCAGCCTGGATGCCCACCTGGTGGGCAAGAAGCATCGCCGCCTTGAAGAGCTTCGAGCTACCCGCCGGGCCCAGGGCCTCCGGAGTGTGTTTGTTAGCGGCTTTCCCCGCGGCCTGGATCCGGCCCAGCTCTCTGAATACTTCCAGGCCTTTGGGCCCGTGGCCAGCATCGTCATGGACAAGGACAAG GGTGTGTTTGCTATTGTTGAAATGGGGGACACTGGGGCCCGGGACGCCGTCTTGTCCCAGCCCCAGCACACTCTCGGTGGCCATCGGCTACGTGTCCGGCCTCGGCAGCAGAAGGAATTCCAGACTCCAGCCCCCAAACCCCCCAGGGGGGCACCCCCGGATGACCAGCAGCTGATGCAGGGGCTGGCAGAGGCTCCGGACGTGGAGGCCCAGATGGTGACGCTGGTGGGCCTCCGGGAGCTTTCCGAGGCCGAGCGGCAGCTGCGCAGCCTTGTGGTGACGCTGATGCAGGAAGTCTTCACGGAGTTCTTCCCCG GCTGTGTCGTCCGTCCCTTTGGCTCCTCCACAAACGGCTTTGACGTTCATGGCTGTGACCTTGACCTCTTCCTGGATCTGGGGGATTTGGAGGGGCCCCAG CGGGACCCCAAGGCCCCGGCCTCTCCGGCGTTGGACTCGGCCCTTGCTTCTCCACTGGATCCTCAAGCCTTGGCTTCCACCCCAGCTTCCCCTGTAGATTCTCCAGGCCCAGCTTCTCCCCAGGACTCTGAAACTCCCGCCTCCTCCTTAGCCCCGCCGACCCCTGACTCGGCTCTGGCCTCGGAGGCCCTGGCCTCTCCCCAGTCCTTGCCCCCCATGTCCCCTGTCCAGGAGGAGGCGGGAGAAAGGGACTTGGGGAAGACCTGGGAACCTGGTGGATCCctgaagggggaggagagggagggagaggccaTGCTGGAACTCGTGGGCTCCGTCCTCCGAGGCTGCGTCCCCGGCGTGCACAGCGTCTGGACCGTGCCCTCGGCTCGACGCCCCGTGGTCAAATTCTGCCACCGGCCCTCTGGTCTTCACGGTGACATCTCCCTCAGTAACAG GCTGGCATTGTCCAACTCGCGGTTCCTGAATCTCTGCTGTGCCCTGGACAGGCGGGTGCGGCCCCTGGTCTATACCCTGCGATGCTGGGCTCAGGGCCGAGGGCTGACGG GGAGCGGCCCCCTTCTGAACAATTATGCGTTGACTCTCTTGGTGATCTACTTCCTTCAAACCCGGGACCCTCCTGTGCTTCCTTCCCTCACAAGGctcacccagatggcag GTGAGGAGGAACGGGTTGAGGTGGATGGCTGGGACTGCACCTTCCCCCGGGAGGCCTCCCACCTGGAGCCCAGCGCCAACACCGAGTCCCTGC CCTCCCTTCTGGCCCAGTTCTTCTCCTGTGTCTCCAGCTGGGAGCTCCGAGGCTCACTACTGTCTCTGAGGGAAGGCCTGCCGCTGCCCGTAGCTGACGGCCTGCCCCCCGGTCTCTGGGGGGGCCTGCGCCTCGGCCCTCTGAACCTACAGGACCCTTTTGACCTGAGTCACAACGTGGCAGCCAACGTGACGGGCCGGGTAGCCGGCCGCCTCCAGAACTGTTGTCGGGAATCAGCTAATTACTGCCGAAGCCTCCAGTTCCAGCGCCGCTCTCCCCGGGGCCGGGACTGGGGTCTTCTTCCTCTCCTGCAGCCCCGCTCTGCCAGCTCCCTGCTGTCCATTACTCCCATCCCCCTGCCCCCAGCCCCCTTCTCCCAGCTCTGTGCTGCCATCAGCCAGGTGTTAGAGGAAACCCTGGGCTGCCAGATCGAGCCGAACGGCAAGAGGCAGAGCCCAGGAGACGGCGATGGGGACGCGCGTCTCCGGGGGACGCTGAGGAAAAGGCCACgattggagagggagaaaggacagACATCTGAGGGGCGCCAAGGAGAGGCCGGGACGGAAGAGCCGGCCCTGGAggctgggggggaggaggagctgGCACTGGCAGCTGGGGGAGAGAAGGAGCTGGCACTTGAGGCTGGAGGGGAGGAGGGCCAGCCTGGGTCATCGGGGGAGCAGCTGCACAGACTTGGGCAGCCTTTGGTGGAAAGGGAAGTAAAGCCCCTGGAAAACCCGGGGACTGAAGAGGTAGTAGGAGCAGTCCAGGGGGAGGAGACGGGGTCAGAGGCGGCACAGACCTGGCTCTGTACGCTCTGCCACCGGGTATGGCTCGGGCGGCGCAGGGTCCGGAGGCAGTTGCAGCAGCAAGCCAAAGGGGAAATGAGCTGGCTGCAGGCAGAGGCTCGGGTGACCCAGGAGCTGATAGCACAGGAAAGCAGGAAGCAGCGCCCAGAGCCAGAGCCGCCGCGGCCCCTCCTCACCTTCGCCGCGGCCACCAGCCCCTCCGGCCCCTTTCTCACGCTCACCCAGCTCCAGGATCCTCAGGGTCTGTTCCCTGAcctccatcatttcttacatgGCTTTCTACCTCGAACTGTCAGGGCCGTCCTCGGGTGTGAGAAGGGCGACTGA